In the Pectinatus sottacetonis genome, TGCATAATATTTGGGTAGATTTTCATAGTTGGCATATAATTTTACTCCAGTTTATAAAGTATAATTACATAAATATTAACATTAACGCCAATATGGGACAATAATCTGATAAAAAATAAATTACTTATAAAATTCATTATAAAATTAAAATACTCATTTATTATATTATTCACAAAATAGTATATAAATGTTATAATAGATATGGATAGATTAGCGGCTTTTTCTTGTTTTATAATACTTATAATGTTGATAGCAATGTATTAATAAAATAATCAACCTGATTTTGTTCAAGGAAAGTTTATTTTATTAAGGCGATAGATAATGTTTTGGAATATCACATGTTATACCCCCTCCCGTTGACATTATCGGGCAAGATATAGTCGCCGTACTATCCAGATCCTTTGTTAAATTTATTGTAAGGAAAAAGACTGCGACCGTTTCTTAGTAGAAGCGGTCGCAGTCTTTTTTAATATAATTTTTTTAAGACAGATTCGTTAATAGTAAAAGTATGTTTTTTTTCAGGAAATTGTCCTGATTTAACGTCTTCAGCATATGAGGTTATTGATTTTTCAATAATATCTTTTAAGTTTGCATATTGTTTAACAAATTTAGGGGTGAAATTAGAATACATTCCTAATATATCATTTATTACAAGAATTTGTCCATCGCAATAGCGGCCAGCACCAATTCCGATGGTAGGAATATGAATTTTTTCTGTGATTATTTTGGCGAGATCTTCTGGTACTGCTTCCAATACAATACTAAAAACACCAGCATCTTCAAGAGCCAGGGCATCTTCAATTAGCTTATGGGCTGTTTTTTCTTCCTTGCCCTGTACTTTAAAGCCGCCAAAAATATTTATCGATTGTGGGGTTAAGCCGATATGTCCCATTACAGGAATTTGAGCATTGGTAATGGCTTTTACTACGTCCGCCATATTTTTTCCACCTTCGAGTTTTACGGCATCAGCATTTCCTTCTTGGATAAGTCTGCCGGCATTGCGTACTGCTTCCTGCGGGCTGATATGGTAAGATAGAAATGGCATGTCACCAACAAGCATGGTTTTTTTTATCCCACGTGATACACAGCTACAGTGGTATACCATATCGTCAACGGTGACTTTTAAAGTAGAGTCGTGGCCTTGTACGACCATGCCTAGTGAATCACCTACCAGAATAGCATTTATGCCACTGGCGTCAACTAGTTGGGCCATGGAATAATCATAAGCAGTGAGCATGGTTATTTTTTCTTTATTTTGTTTAGCCATAAAAAATGACTGTGTAGTAAATTTTGTATTGTTCATGGTGTTATCTTCTTTCCAAATAATTTACGAAGTTTGTCTGCTTGGACATGTGTTAATCTTTTTCCTTCGATCATGGAAATTGTTTCCAAAGCAAGGCACTGGTAAAAGTTGTTTTTGTCAGGAATACTAGCATTAATAGCATTTATATGGGCTGTTATAGTATTGATATCATTGCGTACTATCGGACCTGTCAGTGCATTGACAGGAGATTCTTCCTTTATATTAGCCAACGTCCCTGTTATTAAAGGCAGCACAGCATTTAAAAGGGTTTTTTTGTTTATTCCGGCTGTCTGCAGGCATTCAATCCCAAAATTAATTAATGTTGTCAGGTAATTAGAAAGTATAGATGCTCCTGCATGGTATAGAGCCTTGTTGGCTGCTGGTATCGTGCAATAAGTACCATTTGTAAAATGCATTATTTCCGTTAAGACTGTTATTGCTTCAGGCATTCCTTCAATAGTAAAAAATGTTTTTTCAAGCTGTTTTGCGCTTGTATGTGGTTCACCAAAACTTTGCAGCGGGTGAATACTGCCTATATTTCCCCCATGTGCAGCAATTTGTGCTAGTATACTCGAAGAATGGGCACCACTTGTATGCAGCCATGTCTTATTTTTTACCGGGACAAGACAGGGCAGCTCATTATCAATGTCAGGCAGAACATTGTCAGGTGTAGTTATAAATATGACATCACATACAGAAACTAAAGGCTTAATTGAAGAAAAATGAGCTGAAGCGGTTATAGCAGCAGCATTACAGCGGGAATGCTGTGATCTGCTGTAATAACCAGCGAGGGGAAGAGCATGCTTTTGGAAATACAAGCCGAGTGTGGTACCAACTTTCCCAGCACCGATAAAACCTATTTTTATAATGTACACCTCCCATGTTTGTATATACACAAAAAAATGCCCGTTTCATCTGCGCATATACGACTTTGACCAAAGGGCAAGACATTTTTGCAGAGGAAAAAGGCATTATTATTTATAATGCTGAATATGATAGTCTTTGTCACCACGGATCAAAGCAAATTGTAATAAAATGATTTTATATATGATATAGTAGTGCAGTTTGTTAGATACTATTTTATGTACAACTCACGAGGATGTTGTCATTAGATATCATATATGTTAAAAGTATATGATATAATCAAGTCATTTGCAAGGAAATATACAGAAATAAATGTTGTTTTGCAATTGAGTGATTTATAGCAATTGTAGCATATCTTCAGGCAAAGGAATTGATATGTCAAATTTTTTCTTAGTAATAGGATGTATGAAAATTATGCGATAAGCATGCAAAGCCTGCCGTTTTATCAAGGTGCAGTCTCCGCCGTATAAATCATCGCCCAGGAGGGGATGATGGGCATGCGATAAATGAACGCGTATTTGGTGTGTACGGCCACTGTATAATCTTATATTCAACAGAGAATAATTGTCCTTTTCACTCAATACATTATAGCGGGTAAGGGCCGGTTTTCCCGTTTGACTGACCATTTGTTCTATAATACTGGTATTTTTTCGGGCAATGGGTTCACAAAACATAGCTTCTTTAGGATGCATATGACCTGATACGAAAGCTTTATAAAAACGACATATTTTATCATGACTTTTTGTAAGATAATATTGGATTTGAGGCTGTTTAGCGACAATAATAAGGCCTGTTGTATTGCGGTCAAGACGATAGACGGGGTGGCAGCCTGTCTTTTGTGCTGTTTTTATATAATAACCGGCAATAATATTTACCGTAGTATCACAGCAAGCTTTATTAGTGGGGTGAATTATTTGTGCAGCAGGTTTGTTTATTATTAAAAGCCAATCATCCTCATAAATAATGTTAAGCGGTTTATTGCAAGGAATAAGTTTGGAATCTGCGGCTAATTCATAACTTATTATGTCATTGCCTCTGACAATTGCCTTAGCAGCATTGTTTATATATTGTCCGTTAATGAAAAGCTGCCCGTGCCATTTTATTTTCTTCCATAAAGTAGAAGAAACCCTCCCCTGAGAAGCTAAAAAATAACGGACTTTTTGTTCTGGATAATCAGGGGGAACAGTAAAAGTTATCATAAAATATCTTTCTCTATTATTTTATATATACTGATAAGTGCGATAATAAAACCCGATATAGTACCTATACAAGTCAACACAGGCTTGGAGGAAAAAAAAATATCAGCTTTATAGCCGGCAAAAGTACCCATGCAGATAATAATTGCAAAAGTAATGCCCAAACCACTCACACGGCCAAAAAGCTGTAAGGTTGTTTTTTGTTTGTTGGCAAAATTATTTTTTTTCATTTGATCACCAATTACAATTTTAGCATACTTAATATATATATGATATAATGTCGTTAGTATTATTGAATATTTTGTAGATGAATAAGGAAAAGAGGTGTCTTATGACTAAAAAAATAATTTTGCTGTTATGTGTAATGACAGTATTTTTTTCTGGTGCTGTCTTAGCAAGATCCCATCAGGAAACGGCTGATTGGGTAGCAATAAAACTTGGTAATGGAAACGATAACGTCTACTTTTTTAATGTTAATTCGTTACATTATGATGTTGATGAAAATGGTAAAATACATAAAAATGTCATTGTTTATGAGGAGAAAAAGATTAATCGGAATACGGCAACACTAAGTGAAGGCTTTTATAGTATTACGCAATGTAAAATAAATTTGACAGATAAATCTCTGATGTTGGGAGAGGAAACTTTTTATAAAAAAGATGGAGAAAAGCGGTGGAGTGAAAAACCTCTATACCTTGTGTGGTATGTAGTAAAGCCAGGAACCATAGGAGAAACACGGTATAATGCTGTAGCTGATTATGTAAAAAATAATCCGGAAAAAGTAAAGTAATATAAAATATCCTTTGTAGTAAAAAGAAGCTGTTGCACATTAATATTTTCATTCATAAATATGCAGTAGAACATTTTCCCTGGAGGTTTTCTATGAATTACAGGAGCATTTTTATGAGGTCAATGTTATCAGCAATAGCTTTATTTATTGTTATCAATTAGATAATAGGCAAGACGCAGTGCTTCATGCTGGATTTCTTTTAGTGGAACATTTTTTTTCTTTGCTAAACGATAACAGTCATCGTATTCCGCAGAAATATTGTTTACACTGCCATGATATTGGCTTATTTTACAGTGTACCTGTCCATAAACTGTAGAAACAAGTTTTGTTTTTCTTTGCAGAGAAACACGTGTAGTATGGTTTATTCGTATGCCTAAGGTGGTGGTTTCTTTGAAAATAATATCACAGCAGGTTTTACAGATATTTTTATTTATCAGTACACAGAGCATTTGAGCCGGACGATTCTTTTTCATTATTATAGGAGTTACCCAGACATCTAATGCTCCCGCAGTAAATAATGACTCGCTGACATAATTAAATATCTGCGGATTCATGTCATCTATATTGACATGTATAAGTAGCAGGTCTTCTTCCAGGGGCGTTTCCGTGACATTTTCTATATACATTCTAAGCACATTGGGATAGTCCAGATCCCATGTTCCCGCACCATAAGCAATATTATTGAAAGAGAAATCAGTTTGTTTTAAATACTGCTTTTGTGCCAGAGCAGCTATAAGAGCAGCTCCAGTTGGAGTGACCAACTCTTTGGCAGTAGTTCCGGTCATTATTTTAAATCCCTGTAATAATTGGGCAGTGGCAGGAGCAGGAATTGGCATTTTACCATGATCACAGTCAACAAAGCCTGTTCCAGTATGTAGGTTAAAAACAAAAATGTTTTTTACATCAAGATATTTCATACAGATGGCAGTACCAACTATGTCTATGATAGCATCAACAGCGCCTACTTCATGAAAATGTATTTTATTTATATCAGCATCGTGAACTTTTGCCTCTGCACTAGCTAGTTTAGTAAATACAGTAAGAGCTGTTTTTTTCACTATAGGATCTAGGGAGGATTTTTTTATTATGTCCTTTATATTATCTAGACAGCGGTGGGAATGCGATTTATTTATTAAATTAACATTGAAATAAACAGCGTGCAGACCTTGCTTATCTACCTTATCTATAGTTAAAGTATATTCATTGTTTAAGTTGAGCTTTTGTAATTCCTGTCTAAGATATTCTTCTGGTACGCCTGCATCGAGAAATGAACCGATAAACATATTACCACTTATACCAGAGAAACAATCAAGATATATATTTTTCATAAAACCACGCTCCATATTAGAAATTTATGTTATTTTTTATGCTGATGTATATAAATAATAATAATAACGGCAATAATAATAACACATATTAACAGGCTGAAATCGTGTCCAACGGCAAGCATTTTTTTCCAGTTTTCACCGAGAAAATTACCTATATATATAATTAAGATAGTCCAGGGTAGGGAGCCGGCAAAAGTACAGGCAATAAATTTTTTAATATTAATTTTAGCAAAGCCTGCTGGCAAAGAAATAAATGTGCGAACGACAGGGAGCATACGGCTGAAAAAAACGGCTTTTAAACCGTAATTGTCAAACCACTTTTGAGCGGCAGCAACATGGTCTTTCTTCATAAAAAAATATTTGCCATATTTCTCCACAAAAGGCCGGCCACCTAAAAAACCGATGTAATATGTTATTATTGAGCCAATCATGCCACCAATTATACCAGCAATTACAGCTTCAGCAAAATTCATTTTTCCAGCAAAAACAAGATATCCGGCAAAACCCAGGATAAGTTCGCTAGGAATAGGAATACATGCATTTTCCAATGCCATCAATAGAGCTATGGCTAAATATCCCCAGGAAGTGATGAACTGTAAAAATAAAGTTGAATATTGTTCCATGTAATAGTTCTCTTTTCTTTTTTTAAATAGTATTATAATATTGATTATACAATATTTTATTCTATAGCTCTAGTGTATAAGTTTATTTAGATTTATATGGCTTAAGTATCTAATCTAGTTAATATACTAGTTAGGGATTATGATATAATAAAAAAATGTAATTTATATGAAGAAGGGATTAGAATGAAAATAAAGAAAACGATAATTGTAGCAGCAATTGTCATGGGAACATTGACTACCGTTGTGCAGACAACACAGGCGTTTAATTTGGGCAGTTTGTTAGGCAGTGCTTTAAAAATTAGTGGAATATCAATATTGGTAGATAGATTTGCAGTTCCTTTAAATACAGGGATAAATAAGCTGCTATCTCAAAATGGTATGGGAACTTCATATGCTACCAAAGTGGTGCCAATAATTTCAGTTGGCAATGGTTCATATGTTGGGGCAGCACAGGTTACTGGACCACAGGATGCTATTGATAAAACAAAAGCAGTTTTACAAGTTGAAGGCGATTTTGCTGATAGCAGATTCAGGATAAAAGGTCTTATCCCCATAAATGCTAAAAGGATAACAAACGTTTCTCGGGTGCAGGGAGTCGGTGTTTCTGCCCAAATAGATGTTAAGATATAATAAGTAAATAAAAATATAAGGTACTTTTATTGACAATACAGCTAATTAATTGTATCATAAGTTACTAGAATAAACCGTAAAACTGTTGCTTTTGGGCATATATTTTTACGAGACATTCACCGGATTTATAGTTCAAGTGTGGATGGTTTATGGGCAGGGCATTGTCCATTGTAGAGAGAATTTGCAAGACCTGTTATTTTAGCAGGCATAGTTCGGTAATATCTCAAAATTCTTTGACTTTAGTTGTGAGAATATGCCAAGACAAAATTTAATATCAGTGAAACAGGTGTCCTAGAGACTTAAAAGAGAAGTAGGTTTAAAGCCAACGCGGTC is a window encoding:
- the panB gene encoding 3-methyl-2-oxobutanoate hydroxymethyltransferase, giving the protein MNNTKFTTQSFFMAKQNKEKITMLTAYDYSMAQLVDASGINAILVGDSLGMVVQGHDSTLKVTVDDMVYHCSCVSRGIKKTMLVGDMPFLSYHISPQEAVRNAGRLIQEGNADAVKLEGGKNMADVVKAITNAQIPVMGHIGLTPQSINIFGGFKVQGKEEKTAHKLIEDALALEDAGVFSIVLEAVPEDLAKIITEKIHIPTIGIGAGRYCDGQILVINDILGMYSNFTPKFVKQYANLKDIIEKSITSYAEDVKSGQFPEKKHTFTINESVLKKLY
- a CDS encoding Rossmann-like and DUF2520 domain-containing protein → MYIIKIGFIGAGKVGTTLGLYFQKHALPLAGYYSRSQHSRCNAAAITASAHFSSIKPLVSVCDVIFITTPDNVLPDIDNELPCLVPVKNKTWLHTSGAHSSSILAQIAAHGGNIGSIHPLQSFGEPHTSAKQLEKTFFTIEGMPEAITVLTEIMHFTNGTYCTIPAANKALYHAGASILSNYLTTLINFGIECLQTAGINKKTLLNAVLPLITGTLANIKEESPVNALTGPIVRNDINTITAHINAINASIPDKNNFYQCLALETISMIEGKRLTHVQADKLRKLFGKKITP
- a CDS encoding RluA family pseudouridine synthase; the encoded protein is MITFTVPPDYPEQKVRYFLASQGRVSSTLWKKIKWHGQLFINGQYINNAAKAIVRGNDIISYELAADSKLIPCNKPLNIIYEDDWLLIINKPAAQIIHPTNKACCDTTVNIIAGYYIKTAQKTGCHPVYRLDRNTTGLIIVAKQPQIQYYLTKSHDKICRFYKAFVSGHMHPKEAMFCEPIARKNTSIIEQMVSQTGKPALTRYNVLSEKDNYSLLNIRLYSGRTHQIRVHLSHAHHPLLGDDLYGGDCTLIKRQALHAYRIIFIHPITKKKFDISIPLPEDMLQLL
- a CDS encoding AtpZ/AtpI family protein, giving the protein MKKNNFANKQKTTLQLFGRVSGLGITFAIIICMGTFAGYKADIFFSSKPVLTCIGTISGFIIALISIYKIIEKDIL
- the larC gene encoding nickel pincer cofactor biosynthesis protein LarC translates to MKNIYLDCFSGISGNMFIGSFLDAGVPEEYLRQELQKLNLNNEYTLTIDKVDKQGLHAVYFNVNLINKSHSHRCLDNIKDIIKKSSLDPIVKKTALTVFTKLASAEAKVHDADINKIHFHEVGAVDAIIDIVGTAICMKYLDVKNIFVFNLHTGTGFVDCDHGKMPIPAPATAQLLQGFKIMTGTTAKELVTPTGAALIAALAQKQYLKQTDFSFNNIAYGAGTWDLDYPNVLRMYIENVTETPLEEDLLLIHVNIDDMNPQIFNYVSESLFTAGALDVWVTPIIMKKNRPAQMLCVLINKNICKTCCDIIFKETTTLGIRINHTTRVSLQRKTKLVSTVYGQVHCKISQYHGSVNNISAEYDDCYRLAKKKNVPLKEIQHEALRLAYYLIDNNK
- a CDS encoding DedA family protein, coding for MEQYSTLFLQFITSWGYLAIALLMALENACIPIPSELILGFAGYLVFAGKMNFAEAVIAGIIGGMIGSIITYYIGFLGGRPFVEKYGKYFFMKKDHVAAAQKWFDNYGLKAVFFSRMLPVVRTFISLPAGFAKINIKKFIACTFAGSLPWTILIIYIGNFLGENWKKMLAVGHDFSLLICVIIIAVIIIIYIHQHKK